The Alloyangia pacifica DNA segment TCACCGACGCTGAGCCCGCCGAGGGGACGGACAAGATCGAACTTCTCGCCTTTGCCGCCGCGCTGGAACGCGGGTCCGAGCACCCGTTGGCAGAAGCGATCACCGCTGGCGCGCGAGCAGCCGAGGCACCCGAGCGCGAGTCCTCGGACTTCGAAGCGGTCACCGGCAAAGGCGTGATCGGCAGCGTTGGCGGACAGCGCGTGGCTCTCGGCAATGCGGCGCTGATGGCGGAAGAAGACGTGGACCTTGGCGCCTTGAATGACCGCGCCAGCGACCTTCAACGCGACGGCAAGACCGCGATGTTCGTCGCCGTGGGCGGGCGCGCCGCCGGGCTGGTCGCGGTCGCCGACCGGGTGAAGGAGAGTACGCCCGAGGCGATCCGCGCCCTGCACGAGGCCGGGTTGCGCATCGTCATGGCCACCGGTGATGCGAAGGCCACGGCCGAAGCGGTCGCGCGGGAGCTCAATATCGACGAGGTGCATGCCGAGGTCAGCCCCGAGGACAAGCACGCGCTGATCGAGAAATTGCGCCGCGAGGGGCTGTCGGTTGCCATGGCCGGAGACGGGGTGAACGACGCCCCGGCGCTCGCGGCTGCGGACGTCGGCATCGCCATGGGCACCGGCGCGGACGTGGCGATGGAAAGCGCCGGTATCACGCTGGTCAAGGGAGACCTCGGCGGCATCGTCCGGGCGCGCCACCTCGCCGAGGCGACCATGCGCAACATCCGCCAGAACCTGTTCTTTGCCTTCGTCTACAACTCGGCCGGCGTGCCGCTGGCGGCGGGCATCCTCTACCCGCTCTTCGGCATCCTGCTTTCGCCCATCGTCGCGGCGGCGGCGATGAGCCTCTCGTCGGTCTCCGTGATCGCAAACGCGCTGCGACTGCGGGGGGTGAAGCTGTGAAATGGCTGGGTCTTGTTACGCTGGTGCTTGTTGCGGGCGCGGGTTGGTTTGTCTTCGTCGGGGCCGAAGGTGCCCCGGCACGCTCTGCCCAGATCGCCGAAGGCAAGACGCTCTACGCGGAAACCTGCGCCGCCTGCCACGGGGCACGCCTCGAAGGCCAGCCGAACTGGCGCACCCCGGGCCCTGACGGCCGCCTGCCTGCCCCTCCGCATGACGCCAGCGGTCACACCTGGCACCACCCCGACGAGGTGCTCTTCAGGATCACCAAGCTGGGCACTGCCGCCGTGGTCGGAAATGGCTATGAGAGCAACATGCCGGGCTTCGGTGATCAGCTTGAATACGCGCAGATCGAGGCCATTTTCACCCACATCAAGTCGACTTGGCCGGAGGAGCTGCGCGCGCATCAGGCGGAGATCTCCGAGACGCCCGGGTAACGCGCATCGTCCTGACACGGTTCCTCGATGGACCTTCTCCCTCCGCACACGGCTGTCGCTGCACACTCAGCCGCGCGTACGCTCTCATCGCGGTGGCATCGACCTTTCGGACCTAAGCGCAAACCGCACCCCCGTGCCGCGAACGTGATCTGACGCCGTCCCGCGAAAGGCGTAGCGTTGCGCCATGACACAGCTTGTGCTTCGCCTGCTACTGCTGACCCTTCTAGGGGTCTGGACCGCCTTGCCGGCCGGGCCGGTGCGCGCCATGGCGTCCAGCGCGCTCTGCTGCGACAATAGGGCCATGGCGCATGCGGACCATTCCGCGCAGCAAGCCGCATTTAGCCATGGCGCGATGCACGACAAGAGCCACGCCCAGATCTGCGAACTGCACTGCCTGCCGCTGGACGCGGCCCGCAGCGCAGATCTGCCCAGCCCCGGCAAGGCACATGGGTCGCGCATCGTTGCGTCGATGGCCGATGTGTCGCTGTCCTCCCGGGACTTCGCGCCCACATCGCCGCCTCCCCGAAGCTGATCTCCACGGGACACGGTCCCGCCTCGCGAAACTTCATTTCCCGGAGATCATCATGACCCAGTATTCCCGCCGCGGCTTTCTCGCCGCTTCTGCCGCCATGTCTGCCGCGCTGCTGCTGCCCGCAAGGGCGCGGGCTGCGACGGATCGGCTCTCGCTCACCGCGGGCACCCGCACTCTTGAAGTGAACGGCCGCGCCGCGACCGTCATGGGGCTGACCAATCGCACGGGGGGGCAGGGGCTGACCCTCGACCCCGGCCAGCGCTTCGCCGTCGATCTCACCAATGACCTCGATGTGGAGACGATCATCCACTGGCACGGGCAGATCCCGCCCAATGCGCAGGACGGCGCGCCCAACACCAACCCGATGCTCAAGATCGGCGAACGCCGCGCCTATGACTTCACGGCGCGTCCGGGCAGCTTCTGGATGCACAGCCACATCCCACAGCAGGAGATCGCCATGCTTGCCGCGCCGCTGATCGTGCGCAGCGCCGAGGACGTGGCCGCGGATCGGCAGGAGGTGGTGATGTTCCTGCACGACTTCAGCTTCAAATCCCCCGAAGAGGTGCTGGCAGAGACCGCCGGCAGCACCGGCGGGCACCATGGCGGAGCCCAGGCTCCGGCGCCGATGAATCATGCCACCATGCACCACGGCGGGGCGAGGTCGGACGCTTTGGCCCCGACGGGCGGAAGTTCGGGCAATGGCCCTATGCCCGGAATGAGCGGGGGGCCTGGCATGCCGATGGACCTCAACGATTTCCATTTCGACGCCTATCTCACGAACGATCGCACGCTTGATGATCCGGAGGTCGTGACCGTCGAGCGCAACGGTCGGGTGCGGCTGCGGATCATCAATGGCTCATCGATGACCGCCTACTGGATCGACACCGGGGAACTGCGGGGCCGGCTGCTCGCGGTGGACGGGGACAGGGTCGAGCCGTTTTTCGACACGCGCTTTCCGATCGCCTCGGGCCAACGGCTGGAGATCGAGCTCGATCTGCCGGGTGACGGGCTTGCACGACCGGTGCTCGCGCTGCGGGAGGGCGCGCAAGAACAGACCGGGCTCGTTCTCGCACCGCGGGGCGCCTCCGTGCCGCGCCTGCCGACCCGCGCCGCGACCGAGACCCCGCCCGTCGCTGGTGACATGCGGCAGGAGCTTGCGCTGCGCGCCGTCTCGCCGCTCGCAGCCCGGACCCCGGATGCGCGGCAGATGGTGATGCTCGGAGGCGTGATGACCCCCTATGTCTGGACCATCAACGGCGCCGTCTGGGAGGATCACAGCCCAATCACGGTGCCCCAGGGTGCGCGGGTCGAAATGATGTTCCACAACATGTCGATGATGGCGCATCCGATGCACCTCCACGGCCATGTCTTCCAGGTCGTCGCGGTCGGTAACCAGCCTGTGCGGGGGGCGCTGCGCGATACGGTCTTCGTGCCGGCGATGGGCTCGGTCACGGTCGCGTTCGACGCGGGCGAGGCGGCGCGCTGGATGATGCATTGCCATCACATGGGGCATCTGGCGACCGGCATGATGACAGAGCTTCAGGTGCGGGCCACGGCCTGAGCCAAGGACCGGCGGTGCGGGCGAGACGCTCGCGCCGCCGGTGTTTTTCGCTGTCGGCCTGGGCGGATCAGGCCACCTCGATCCAGGTCGTCATCCCCGAGGCCGCATGACCGAGCATGTGGCAATGCAGAAGCCATTTTCCGGGGTTGTCCGCGACGAAGGCGACCTCTGCGCTTTCCTGCGGCTTGACCAGCAGCGTGTCGCGCATCGGCCCCTGGGACCCATCGGCGGCGACCGTCCGGAAGTGCATGCCGTGCAGGTGCATCGCATGGGGAAAGACCGTGTCGTTGACCCATCGGATGCGCGCGGTCTCGCCGAGGGTGTAACGAGCAAAGGGGGCCTCGCCGCGCCCCACCTGGCCCGACAGCGCCCAGAATTGCCCACGCTGCACCAGTCGCTGGAAGTCCATGTCCTGCCCCTCGAACCGGCCCGAGGTCATGCCACGCATCGCACCGCCTTCCATCCGCATCTCGCGCAGTTCGGCCTCGGCGACACCTGGCACATCCATGCGCGGGTTGGGCGGTAGCGGCGCGGGTGCGGCGCGCCGCGCGCTGCTCTTTGGGCCGGTCACAGTCACCTCGGCAAGCGCCTGCCAACTGTCGTCGTCGGCGTAGCTGAGCAGCGCCGCGGGCGTGCCGGCCTCGGCGGTGACATCGACAATCAGATCGACGCGCTGCGCCGGGGCGAGGATGATCTCGGTGCTCACCGGCTCGGGCTGTGCCAGCGGCATCCCGTCGAGCGCGACCGTCCAGCCCACCATTCCTTCGAGCCTGAGCATGAAGATGCGGGCGTTGGCGGCATTGATGAGCCGCAGACGCAGGCGCTCGTTCTGCCGCGCCTCGAGGGAGAAGTCGTACCGGCCGTTGATCCCCAGCAAATTGCCCAGGCGCCCTGCGTGACTGCGCATCATCGGATTGCCGAAATCCCCGGCGAAGCGGCCGGTCTCCGGGTCGAGCAGCCAGTCGTCGAGCATCAGCACCTCGTCCCGGTCGATGTCCGGCGGCGTGCTTTCCTCGACGATCAGCGCCCCGGAGAGGCCGCGCGCCACCTGCTCCATGGAGTTGGTGTGGGCGTGGTACCAAAAGGTCCCGGCATCCGGCAACTCGAAGGCATAGTCGAAACGCCCGCCCGGCGGCACGGGATCCTGCGTCAGTCCCGCCACGCCGTCCATCGCGTTGTCGATGCGTATGCCGTGCCAATGCACCGAGGTCGGCACCTGCAATCCGTTGACCAGGCGCCTAGAAAGGCGACTGCCCTGCGGCACGCGGATTTGCGGACCGGGAAGCCGGCCGTCGTAGCCCCAGACCTCGGTCGCCGGATAGCCCTCGGGCGCGAGCTGGACCGTGGCAGGGCGGGCGGTCAGCAGGGGCGTCTCCTGCGCCCATGCGGGGCGTGACAGGGGAAGCGCGGCAAGTCCCGTGCAGAAGGCGCGTCGTGTGAATGGCATATCAGGTGATCCCTTTCGCGCGTTGCATCTCGCGGGCATCGTCTATGATCGTCTTTTCGGTGACCCGCGTCGTGCGGGGCTGCTGCGGCATTTGGGTGAGGCGTCCAGCATATCAGGCGACATTCGCTCGATGGGTCTTGTCTCTCGTGCCGGGCGTGCGGCGTTGACCTGTCATGCCGCGCTGTTCCTACCCAGGGTTCTTGTCGTCCTGCTCGCCTTCCGCGTGCTCCACCGCCCAACTCGTTGCGGCCTCGATGGCTACGAGGGAGGTCGTCGGCAGAACGTTCAGGTAGCTGTCGGTATCCTTGACCTGGAGCGGCGGGCGTTGAGTCATCCGGTAGAGCGCATAAAGGACGATCGCGCCGAAGGTCACCGCCAGCAAGAACCAAAAGCCTTGAGGTCCGAAGAGCTGCATGGCCCAACCGGCAAGAAGCGGCCCTCCGATGGCCCCGATGCCAAAGACGAAGACCAGCCCCCCCGAGGCGGCGGGCATGTCATCGGCTGGCAGGTCGTCATTCGCATAGGCCAGAAAGAGCGAATACAGCGGCGTCGTCACCCCACCGGCAAGGAAGGCCGCGATCAGAAGCAATTCCGACCGGCCTTCCGTGGTCAGGCCGAAAACGCAGGCCGCCGCGCCGAGGGCGGCGGCCCCCAAGATGAGCTTGCGCCGATCCATGATGTCCGACAGCCAGCCGATCGGGAACTGAAGGAACAGCGCGCCCGCAAAGAGCATGGCGACGAAGAGCGCGATCTGTGGTGTCGAGAGCCCGATCTGCGTGCCGAAGACAGCCCCCATCCCCGACTGGGTTGCGTAGATGCTGCCCAGCAGAAACGTCCCGACAGTGCTCAGAGGCGCGTGGCCAAAAAGTTCCCTGAGCGACATCGCGCGCGTGACCTTGACCGCGGGCGTTGGGGACACCGAGAGCAGGATTGGGCCGAAGGAGAGCGACACCAAGATCGAGGCGACGATGAACAGGCCGGAGGTCGCCGCATCGCCCAGGGTCAGAAGCCATTGCGCCCCGATCACGCCCAGGGTTTGGGCGAACATGTACGCCGAAAGCACCTTGCCGCGTGTGTCGTTGGTGGCAGCGTGGTTCAACCAGCTTTCCGCCGACACGTAGACCCCGGACATGCAAAATCCGATGATCAGGCGCAACAGCGTCCAGGCCCAGATCTCGGTCGCGAGCGGCAAGGCGATCAGGCCGGCCGACATGAAGCTGCCCAGTGCCGCAAAGACGCGAACGTGCCCGACGCGGCGGATCAGCACCGGGGTGACGCGGGCCCCGGAAAGAAAGCCGATGTAGTAGCCCGAGGTGATGACCGCGAGCGCTGCGGTCGAGAAGCCCTCGAGATCCCCGCGCAAGCCGATCAAGGTGAACTGCATGCCGTTGCCGAGCATGATGAGCAGGATGCCGAGGAGCAGCGCCCAGACGGTGCCGAGAACGGAAATCATGAGGCGTCTTTCTTATGTGAGCAGGAGCGCTGTCGATCCTTGCACCATATCCTGGC contains these protein-coding regions:
- a CDS encoding c-type cytochrome gives rise to the protein MKWLGLVTLVLVAGAGWFVFVGAEGAPARSAQIAEGKTLYAETCAACHGARLEGQPNWRTPGPDGRLPAPPHDASGHTWHHPDEVLFRITKLGTAAVVGNGYESNMPGFGDQLEYAQIEAIFTHIKSTWPEELRAHQAEISETPG
- a CDS encoding multicopper oxidase family protein, producing the protein MTQYSRRGFLAASAAMSAALLLPARARAATDRLSLTAGTRTLEVNGRAATVMGLTNRTGGQGLTLDPGQRFAVDLTNDLDVETIIHWHGQIPPNAQDGAPNTNPMLKIGERRAYDFTARPGSFWMHSHIPQQEIAMLAAPLIVRSAEDVAADRQEVVMFLHDFSFKSPEEVLAETAGSTGGHHGGAQAPAPMNHATMHHGGARSDALAPTGGSSGNGPMPGMSGGPGMPMDLNDFHFDAYLTNDRTLDDPEVVTVERNGRVRLRIINGSSMTAYWIDTGELRGRLLAVDGDRVEPFFDTRFPIASGQRLEIELDLPGDGLARPVLALREGAQEQTGLVLAPRGASVPRLPTRAATETPPVAGDMRQELALRAVSPLAARTPDARQMVMLGGVMTPYVWTINGAVWEDHSPITVPQGARVEMMFHNMSMMAHPMHLHGHVFQVVAVGNQPVRGALRDTVFVPAMGSVTVAFDAGEAARWMMHCHHMGHLATGMMTELQVRATA
- a CDS encoding multicopper oxidase family protein, with translation MPFTRRAFCTGLAALPLSRPAWAQETPLLTARPATVQLAPEGYPATEVWGYDGRLPGPQIRVPQGSRLSRRLVNGLQVPTSVHWHGIRIDNAMDGVAGLTQDPVPPGGRFDYAFELPDAGTFWYHAHTNSMEQVARGLSGALIVEESTPPDIDRDEVLMLDDWLLDPETGRFAGDFGNPMMRSHAGRLGNLLGINGRYDFSLEARQNERLRLRLINAANARIFMLRLEGMVGWTVALDGMPLAQPEPVSTEIILAPAQRVDLIVDVTAEAGTPAALLSYADDDSWQALAEVTVTGPKSSARRAAPAPLPPNPRMDVPGVAEAELREMRMEGGAMRGMTSGRFEGQDMDFQRLVQRGQFWALSGQVGRGEAPFARYTLGETARIRWVNDTVFPHAMHLHGMHFRTVAADGSQGPMRDTLLVKPQESAEVAFVADNPGKWLLHCHMLGHAASGMTTWIEVA
- a CDS encoding MFS transporter, producing the protein MISVLGTVWALLLGILLIMLGNGMQFTLIGLRGDLEGFSTAALAVITSGYYIGFLSGARVTPVLIRRVGHVRVFAALGSFMSAGLIALPLATEIWAWTLLRLIIGFCMSGVYVSAESWLNHAATNDTRGKVLSAYMFAQTLGVIGAQWLLTLGDAATSGLFIVASILVSLSFGPILLSVSPTPAVKVTRAMSLRELFGHAPLSTVGTFLLGSIYATQSGMGAVFGTQIGLSTPQIALFVAMLFAGALFLQFPIGWLSDIMDRRKLILGAAALGAAACVFGLTTEGRSELLLIAAFLAGGVTTPLYSLFLAYANDDLPADDMPAASGGLVFVFGIGAIGGPLLAGWAMQLFGPQGFWFLLAVTFGAIVLYALYRMTQRPPLQVKDTDSYLNVLPTTSLVAIEAATSWAVEHAEGEQDDKNPG